The Ovis aries strain OAR_USU_Benz2616 breed Rambouillet chromosome 11, ARS-UI_Ramb_v3.0, whole genome shotgun sequence genome window below encodes:
- the MLLT6 gene encoding protein AF-17 isoform X4 — MKEMVGGCCVCSDERGWAENPLVYCDGHACSVAVHQACYGIVQVPTGPWFCRKCESQERAARVRCELCPHKDGALKRTDNGGWAHVVCALYIPEVQFANVLTMEPIVLQYVPHDRFNKTCYICEEQGRESKAASGACMTCNRHGCRQAFHVTCAQMAGLLCEEEVLEVDNVKYCGYCKYHFSKMKTSRHSSGGGGGSGGAGGGGGSAGGGSSGFIAGRRSRSASPSAQQEKHPSHHERGQKKSRKDKERLKQKHKKRPESPSILTPPVVPTADKVSSSASSSSHHEASTQETSEGSRDSKGKKSSSHSLSHKGKKLSSGKSVSCFTSASSSSSSSSSSSSGGPFQPTVSSLQSSPDFSTFPKLEQPEEDKYSKPTAPPPSAPPSPSAPEPPKADLFEQKVVFSGFGPIMRFSTTTSSSGRARAPSPGEYKSPHVSGSGGSGGTHKRMPTLSATPVPAEETPETGLKEKKHKASKRSRHGPGRPKGSRNKEGPGGPALPSLPGAQLAGFTATAASPFSGGSLVSSGLGGLASRTFGPSGSLPSLSLESPLLGAGIYTSNKDPISHGGGMLRAVCSTPLSSSLLGPPGTSALPRLSRSPFTSTLPSSSASISTTQVFSLAGSTFSLPSTHIFGTPMGAVNPLLTQAESSHTEPDLEDCSFRCRGTSPQESLSSMSPISSLPALFDQTASAPCGGGQLDPAAPGTTNMEQLLEKQGDGEAGVNIVEMLKALHALQKENQRLQEQILSLTAKKERLQILNVQLSVPFAALPAALPATNGPVPGPYGLPPQAGSSDSLSTSKSPPGKNSLGLDNSLSTSSEPHRAAATPPAAAGTAAAAAPAAPGLTTADPGTPDCCLPDDPADPAEAGAAAAADGRGLPAAHGQPAGRKLHPAVVRGHPWPAAHSICPTSAARRSPGGALAQQQHKSHGRSSCSRSSSSSRRASSPHCPD, encoded by the exons GCTGGGCCCACGTGGTGTGTGCCCTCTACATCCCTGAGGTGCAGTTTGCTAACGTGCTCACCATGGAACCCATCGTGCTGCAGTACGTGCCTCATGATCGCTTCAACAAG ACATGTTACATCTGTGAGGAGCAGGGCCGGGAGAGCAAGGCGGCTTCAGGAGCCTGCATGACCTGTAACCGCCATGGATGTCGACAAGCTTTCCATGTCACCTG TGCCCAAATGGCAGGCCTGCTGTGTGAGGAAGAAGTACTGGAGGTTGACAATGTCAAGTACTGTGGCTATTGCAAATACCACTTCAGCAAGATG AAGACATCCCGGCACTccagcgggggcgggggcggcagcggaggagcaggaggaggagggggtagCGCAGGGGGCGGCAGCAGCGGCTTTATTGCTGGCCGGAGGAGCAGGTCGGCCTCCCCATCTGCCCAGCAGGAGAAGCACCCTTCCCACCATGAGAGGGGCCAGAAGAAG AGCCGAAAGGACAAAGAACGCCTTAAACAGAAGCACAAGAAGCGGCCTGAGTCACCCAGCATCCTCACCCCACCTGTGGTCCCCACTGCTGACAAG gTCTCCTCCtcggcttcctcctcctcccaccacgAGGCCAGCACTCAAGAGACTTCTGAAGGCAGCAGGGACTCCAAGGGGAAAAAGTCTTCCAGCCATAGCCTGAGTCACAAGGGGAAGAAGCTGAGCAGTGGGAAAAGTGTGAGCTGCTTCACCTCcgcctcctcttcttcttcctcttcctcttcctcctcatctgGGGGACCCTTCCAGCCTACAG TTTCGTCCCTGCAGAGCTCCCCTGACTTCTCCACATTCCCCAAGCTGGAGCAGCCAGAAGAAGACAAGTACTCCAAGCCCACTGCACCCCCGCCTtcagcccctccctctccctcagctcCTGAGCCCCCCAAGGCTGACCTCTTTGAACAGAAGGTGGTCTTCTCTGGCTTCGGGCCCATCATGCGCTTCTCCACCACCACTTCCAGCTCAGGCCGGGCCCGGGCCCCATCCCCTGGGGAGTATAAGTCTCCCCATGTCTCAGGGTCCGGGGGCTCTGGAGGCACCCACAAGCGGATGCCCACACTGAGTGCCACCCCTGTGCCCGCTGAGGAGACCCCTGAGACAGGCCTGAAGGAGAAGAAGCACAAAGCCAGCAAAAGGAGCCGACACGGGCCAGGCCGTCCCAAGGGCAGCCGCAACAAGGAGGGCCCTGGGGGCCCAGCCCTTCCCTCCCTGCCGGGTGCCCAGCTGGCTGGCTTCACCGCCACTGCTGCCTCACCCTTCTCCGGAGGTTCCCTTGTCAGCTCTGGTCTGGGTGGTCTGGCTTCCCGTACCTTTGGGCCTTCGGGGAGCCTGCCCAGCCTGAGCCTGGAGTCCCCCCTGCTGGGGGCAG GCATCTACACCAGTAATAAGGACCCCATCTCTCACGGTGGTGGAATGCTGCGGGCTGTCTGCAGCACccccctctcctccagcctcctgGGGCCCCCAGGGACCTCGGCCCTGCCCCGCCTCAGCCGCTCCCCATTCACCAgcaccctcccttcctcctctgcttcTATCTCCACCACTCAG GTGTTTTCTCTGGCTGGCTCTACCTTTAGCCTCCCTTCTACCCACATCTTTGGAACCCCCATGGGTGCCGTTAACCCCCTCCTCACCCAAGCCGAGAGCAGCCACACAG AGCCAGACCTGGAGGACTGCAGCTTCCGATGTCGGGGGACCTCACCCCAGGAGAGTCTGTCTTCcat GTCCCCAATCAGCAGCCTCCCGGCACTCTTCGACCAGACGGCGTCCGCACCCTGCGGGGGCGGCCAGTTAGATCCAGCGGCCCCGGGGACAACTAACATGGAGCAGCTGCTGGAGAAGCAGGGAGACGGCGAGGCCGGCGTCAACA TCGTGGAGATGCTGAAGGCGCTGCACGCGCTGCAGAAGGAAAACCAGCGGCTTCAGGAGCAGATCCTGAGCCTTACGGCCAAGAAGGAGCGACTGCAGATTCTCAACGTGCAACTCTCTGTGCCGTTCGCCgccctgcctgctgctctgcctgCCACCAATGGCCCTGTCCCTGGGCCCTATGGCCTGCCTCCCCAAG CCGGCAGCAGCGATTCCTTGAGCACCAGCAAAAGCCCTCCGGGGAAGAACAGTCTGGGCCTGGACAACTCGCTGTCCACGTCTTCCGAG CCTCACCGAGCAGCAGCGACACCTCCtgcagcagcaggaacagcagctgcagcagctccagCAGCTCCTGGCCTCACCACAGCTGACCCCG GAACACCAGACTGTTGTCTACCAGATGATCCAGCAGATCCAGCAGAAGCGGGAGCTGCAGCGGCTGCAGATGGCCGGGGGCTCCCAGCTGCCCATGGCCAGCCTGCTGGCCGGAAGCTCCACCCCGCTGTTGTCCGCGGGCACCCCTGGCCTGCTGCCCACAGCATCTGCCCCACCTCTGCTGCCCGCCGGAGCCCTGGTGGCGCCCTCGCTCAGCAACAACACAAGTCTCATGGCCGCAGCAGCTGCAGccgcagcagtagcagcagcaggcggGCCTCCAGTCCTCACTGCCCAGACTAA
- the MLLT6 gene encoding protein AF-17 isoform X3: MKEMVGGCCVCSDERGWAENPLVYCDGHACSVAVHQACYGIVQVPTGPWFCRKCESQERAARVRCELCPHKDGALKRTDNGGWAHVVCALYIPEVQFANVLTMEPIVLQYVPHDRFNKTCYICEEQGRESKAASGACMTCNRHGCRQAFHVTCAQMAGLLCEEEVLEVDNVKYCGYCKYHFSKMKTSRHSSGGGGGSGGAGGGGGSAGGGSSGFIAGRRSRSASPSAQQEKHPSHHERGQKKSRKDKERLKQKHKKRPESPSILTPPVVPTADKVSSSASSSSHHEASTQETSEGSRDSKGKKSSSHSLSHKGKKLSSGKSVSCFTSASSSSSSSSSSSSGGPFQPTVSSLQSSPDFSTFPKLEQPEEDKYSKPTAPPPSAPPSPSAPEPPKADLFEQKVVFSGFGPIMRFSTTTSSSGRARAPSPGEYKSPHVSGSGGSGGTHKRMPTLSATPVPAEETPETGLKEKKHKASKRSRHGPGRPKGSRNKEGPGGPALPSLPGAQLAGFTATAASPFSGGSLVSSGLGGLASRTFGPSGSLPSLSLESPLLGAGIYTSNKDPISHGGGMLRAVCSTPLSSSLLGPPGTSALPRLSRSPFTSTLPSSSASISTTQVFSLAGSTFSLPSTHIFGTPMGAVNPLLTQAESSHTEPDLEDCSFRCRGTSPQESLSSMSPISSLPALFDQTASAPCGGGQLDPAAPGTTNMEQLLEKQGDGEAGVNIVEMLKALHALQKENQRLQEQILSLTAKKERLQILNVQLSVPFAALPAALPATNGPVPGPYGLPPQAGSSDSLSTSKSPPGKNSLGLDNSLSTSSEDPHSGCPSRSSSSLSFHSTPPPLPLLQQSPATLPLALPGGPAPLPPQPQNGLGRAPGAAGLGAMPMAEGLLGGLAGSGALPLNGLLGGLNGAAAPNPAGLSQAGGAPTLQLPGCLNSLTEQQRHLLQQQEQQLQQLQQLLASPQLTPEHQTVVYQMIQQIQQKRELQRLQMAGGSQLPMASLLAGSSTPLLSAGTPGLLPTASAPPLLPAGALVAPSLSNNTSLMAAAAAAAAVAAAGGPPVLTAQTNPFLSLSGADGSASGPKGGTADKGASANQEKG, from the exons GCTGGGCCCACGTGGTGTGTGCCCTCTACATCCCTGAGGTGCAGTTTGCTAACGTGCTCACCATGGAACCCATCGTGCTGCAGTACGTGCCTCATGATCGCTTCAACAAG ACATGTTACATCTGTGAGGAGCAGGGCCGGGAGAGCAAGGCGGCTTCAGGAGCCTGCATGACCTGTAACCGCCATGGATGTCGACAAGCTTTCCATGTCACCTG TGCCCAAATGGCAGGCCTGCTGTGTGAGGAAGAAGTACTGGAGGTTGACAATGTCAAGTACTGTGGCTATTGCAAATACCACTTCAGCAAGATG AAGACATCCCGGCACTccagcgggggcgggggcggcagcggaggagcaggaggaggagggggtagCGCAGGGGGCGGCAGCAGCGGCTTTATTGCTGGCCGGAGGAGCAGGTCGGCCTCCCCATCTGCCCAGCAGGAGAAGCACCCTTCCCACCATGAGAGGGGCCAGAAGAAG AGCCGAAAGGACAAAGAACGCCTTAAACAGAAGCACAAGAAGCGGCCTGAGTCACCCAGCATCCTCACCCCACCTGTGGTCCCCACTGCTGACAAG gTCTCCTCCtcggcttcctcctcctcccaccacgAGGCCAGCACTCAAGAGACTTCTGAAGGCAGCAGGGACTCCAAGGGGAAAAAGTCTTCCAGCCATAGCCTGAGTCACAAGGGGAAGAAGCTGAGCAGTGGGAAAAGTGTGAGCTGCTTCACCTCcgcctcctcttcttcttcctcttcctcttcctcctcatctgGGGGACCCTTCCAGCCTACAG TTTCGTCCCTGCAGAGCTCCCCTGACTTCTCCACATTCCCCAAGCTGGAGCAGCCAGAAGAAGACAAGTACTCCAAGCCCACTGCACCCCCGCCTtcagcccctccctctccctcagctcCTGAGCCCCCCAAGGCTGACCTCTTTGAACAGAAGGTGGTCTTCTCTGGCTTCGGGCCCATCATGCGCTTCTCCACCACCACTTCCAGCTCAGGCCGGGCCCGGGCCCCATCCCCTGGGGAGTATAAGTCTCCCCATGTCTCAGGGTCCGGGGGCTCTGGAGGCACCCACAAGCGGATGCCCACACTGAGTGCCACCCCTGTGCCCGCTGAGGAGACCCCTGAGACAGGCCTGAAGGAGAAGAAGCACAAAGCCAGCAAAAGGAGCCGACACGGGCCAGGCCGTCCCAAGGGCAGCCGCAACAAGGAGGGCCCTGGGGGCCCAGCCCTTCCCTCCCTGCCGGGTGCCCAGCTGGCTGGCTTCACCGCCACTGCTGCCTCACCCTTCTCCGGAGGTTCCCTTGTCAGCTCTGGTCTGGGTGGTCTGGCTTCCCGTACCTTTGGGCCTTCGGGGAGCCTGCCCAGCCTGAGCCTGGAGTCCCCCCTGCTGGGGGCAG GCATCTACACCAGTAATAAGGACCCCATCTCTCACGGTGGTGGAATGCTGCGGGCTGTCTGCAGCACccccctctcctccagcctcctgGGGCCCCCAGGGACCTCGGCCCTGCCCCGCCTCAGCCGCTCCCCATTCACCAgcaccctcccttcctcctctgcttcTATCTCCACCACTCAG GTGTTTTCTCTGGCTGGCTCTACCTTTAGCCTCCCTTCTACCCACATCTTTGGAACCCCCATGGGTGCCGTTAACCCCCTCCTCACCCAAGCCGAGAGCAGCCACACAG AGCCAGACCTGGAGGACTGCAGCTTCCGATGTCGGGGGACCTCACCCCAGGAGAGTCTGTCTTCcat GTCCCCAATCAGCAGCCTCCCGGCACTCTTCGACCAGACGGCGTCCGCACCCTGCGGGGGCGGCCAGTTAGATCCAGCGGCCCCGGGGACAACTAACATGGAGCAGCTGCTGGAGAAGCAGGGAGACGGCGAGGCCGGCGTCAACA TCGTGGAGATGCTGAAGGCGCTGCACGCGCTGCAGAAGGAAAACCAGCGGCTTCAGGAGCAGATCCTGAGCCTTACGGCCAAGAAGGAGCGACTGCAGATTCTCAACGTGCAACTCTCTGTGCCGTTCGCCgccctgcctgctgctctgcctgCCACCAATGGCCCTGTCCCTGGGCCCTATGGCCTGCCTCCCCAAG CCGGCAGCAGCGATTCCTTGAGCACCAGCAAAAGCCCTCCGGGGAAGAACAGTCTGGGCCTGGACAACTCGCTGTCCACGTCTTCCGAG gacccACACTCAGGCTGCCCGAGCCGCAGCAGCTCGTCGCTGTCCTTCCACAGCACGCCCCCACCGCTGCCCCTGCTCCAGCAGAGCCCTGCTACTCTGCCCCTGGCCCTGCCTGGGGGCCCTGCCCCGCTCCCGCCTCAGCCACAGAATGGGCTGGGCCGGGCACCCGGGGCAGCGGGGCTGGGGGCTATGCCCATGGCTGAGGGGCTGTTGGGGGGGCTGGCGGGCAGTGGGGCCCTGCCCCTCAATGGGCTTCTGGGGGGGTTGAATGGGGCTGccgcccccaaccctgcaggCTTGAGCCAGGCTGGCGGGGCCCCCACGCTGCAGCTGCCAGGTTGTCTCAACAG CCTCACCGAGCAGCAGCGACACCTCCtgcagcagcaggaacagcagctgcagcagctccagCAGCTCCTGGCCTCACCACAGCTGACCCCG GAACACCAGACTGTTGTCTACCAGATGATCCAGCAGATCCAGCAGAAGCGGGAGCTGCAGCGGCTGCAGATGGCCGGGGGCTCCCAGCTGCCCATGGCCAGCCTGCTGGCCGGAAGCTCCACCCCGCTGTTGTCCGCGGGCACCCCTGGCCTGCTGCCCACAGCATCTGCCCCACCTCTGCTGCCCGCCGGAGCCCTGGTGGCGCCCTCGCTCAGCAACAACACAAGTCTCATGGCCGCAGCAGCTGCAGccgcagcagtagcagcagcaggcggGCCTCCAGTCCTCACTGCCCAGACTAACCCTTTCCTCAGCCTGTCAGGGGCGGACGGCAGTGCCAGTGGCCCTAAAGGAGGG ACTGCTGACAAAGGAGCCTCAGCCAACCAGGAAAAAGGCTAA